Below is a window of Campylobacter canadensis DNA.
AAAATATGCCTATTTATCTTAAATTCTCTGCTAATTTATAACTCATTTTAAACAATATTATTGTATAAACAAATATTTATTATTTATTAGGAGTTATTTTGAATAAAAAATTAAATTTTTCTATTTTAAAAACAGAGGCCTTAGCAGGGCTTGTTGTTGGTTTTGCTATTATACCAGAAGCTATTGCTTTTAGTTTAATAGCTGGTGTTAGCCCGCAGGTTGGAATTTATGCTAGTATTTGTATTTTGCTTGTTAATTCAATTGCTGGTGGAAGAAGGGCTTTGATTTCTGCTGCTACTGGAGCTATGGCTTTAGTTATGGTTACTTTGGTAAAAAATTACGGTATTGATTATTTGCTATTAGCAGGTATCTTAGCAGGACTAATACAAATTCTTTTTGCTTTTTTTAAAATAGCTAAATTAATGAGTTACATCCCACGCTCTGTTATGATAGCCTTTGTAAATGCCTTAGCTATTTTGATTTTTGCTGCACAGCTTGATGAGATAAGATTATTTAATTTAAACGCACTTATTGTTTTTATTGTTGCTTTAGCTATTATTTACTTATTTCCTTTAGTGCCAAAGATTGGCAAAATACTTCCTAGCTCTTTACTTGCCATTGTTCTTTTAACTATTTTAAGTATTTGTTTTGATTTTGATGTAAGAAGTATAAAAGATTTAGGAGAATTGCCAAGCTCTTTGCCTAGTTTTTTACTACCTAATGTGTCTTTAAATCTTGAAACTTTAAAAATAATATTCCCTTATTCATTAAGTTTAGCAATTGTTGGAATTGTTGAAAGTTTAATGACTTCAAGTGTATTAGATGAGATTACAGCAAGTAAAAGCAATAAAAATCGTGAATGTATAGGGCAGGGCATTTCAAATATTGTTGCAAATTTATTTGGTGGAATGGCAGGTTGTGGAATGATAGGGCAATCAATTATAAATGTAAAATCTGGCGCTAGAACTAGAATTTCCACTTTTTTAGCTGGTTTTTATTTATGTTTAATTATTTTATTTTTTGCTGATTTTGTAAATGAAATTCCTATGGCAGTTTTAGTAGCAATTATGACTATGGTTTCAATAGGAACCTTTGATTTTTCTAGTATTAAAAAACTAAAAAGTAATCCTTTTAGTTATAATTTTGTTATGTTATCTTCAATGTTTATTACATTGTATTCGCATAATCTTGCTTTAGGCGTTGTAACGGGAGTTATTTTAGAAGCATTATTTTTTGTAAATAAACTTTCTTCTTTTTTATATTGTAAAAAAATTATTAACAATGATATAATAACTTATGAGTTTTCAGGTCAAATATTTTTTAAAAGCACTGAAAAACTTTATAGCGAGTTTGATTTTGTAAATATTTATAAAAGCGTTATTATTGATGTTAGCAAGGCTCATATTTGGGATTTAAGTGCTATTTATAACCTTGATAAAATTATTTTAAAATTAAGACAAAATGGTAGCAAGGTACAATTGCTTGGTTTAAACGAAGCAAGTGCTAGTATGCTAGATAAATTTAGTGTAATTAATAATGAAAAAGAAAGTAAAAAATTATTAGGAGGTCATTGATGGAAAAAGAAATTTTAGTTTGTATTGACAACGAGCAAAACATAGAAAAAATATGCAACAATGCTATTTATTGTGCTAAAAAATTAAATACAAATCTTAGTTTTTTACACGCTTTAGAAGGGCTTAGTGTAGATAAAAATGATTTTTCAGCTACTTTACAAGCAAATGATATTGATAAAATTTTAAAAGAATTTTATGAAAAGGAAATTTCTTATGCTGAAGAAAAAATTAGTATTAATAAAGATTTATTAGCAAAATGCCAAGAAATTTGTGAAAAACAAGGAGTAAAAAGTAATACTTTGTATTTAAAAGCAGATTTAAAAGAAAGTATTTTAAAACTTGAAAAAGACTATAAGTTATTAATTTTAGGTCATTTTAACGAAAATGATAAAAGCAAACATTTATTAAGAATATTAAAGGCTACAAATATTGCTATTATGCTTGCTGGAAATAAAACAAATGATATTAAAAAGGTGCTGATTGCTTATAATGGTGATGAAAAATTTATCATAGCCTTAAAAAAATATTTAAATACCAATTTATTTAAAAATTTACAAATTGAACTAGCTTATATTGGGCATAATTTAGATATGCTAAATAATGGTAGAAAATTATTTTTAGAGCATAATATTAGCGTTGGCGTTAAAGAACTTAAAGATGTGCAAGAATTTTTAAATTATTCAAATAATTTTGATGCTATTTTTATGGGTGCTTATAGAGATTTTATTTTTAGGAATTTATTTAGCACTGCAATTAGCAAGGAGATTATCACTAATTATAAAAAATCAATTTTTATTTTAAAATAATTATTGTAAAAGAATAATCTCTTTTTTATTTTGTTTTATGAGTTTATCTTTTTGCATATTCTTTAAAAGGCGAGAGATAAGCTCTCTTGAACTACCCAAATGCAAAGCAATTTCTTCATGCGAAAGGCTAATTATTTTATTTTTAGCCTTTGCTTTTAAAAACTCATTTAATCTTACACTAAGCGGAGTAAAAAGGGCTTGTTTTAAAATATTTACCAAAGCATTAAAACGCATAGCCATAAGCTTTAAAACATAATCATAACTTTTAGGATATTTATCTTTTAACATAGTAAAAAGCTCTTTTGCTATTATTTCGCATTCTTGACTACTTTGAATAAAAATATTATAAGCAATTTTTTCAAAAACACAATCTTGGCACATCATACAAGCATCATCTTTATTTAATTCAAAAATAGTAATCTCTTTAGCCGTATTTGACATAATAAAGGCCCTAAAATTTCCACTTAAAACAATCACAAAGCCCAAACATTCATCTGCTAAGACATTTACATCTTTAGGAAGCTTTTTAAAATATGCTTGTTGTATTATTAAATTTAAATCTTCTTGATTTAAGTTATAATCTTTAAAAAAATGCTAATAATTTTTTTACCCATAAAAACTCCTAAAAATTCTTAAGTAATTTTATTACTTAAATAAAAAGAAGTTTAAGAATTATTATAGCCTTGCTTATTTTTGCTGCGGGAATTTATTATTCATCATTTTTTGCATTAATAGGGCTTATTCTATTGCTTACGAGGATATTTAAAGTTTGTCCTATTAGGGTTTTAACAGGCAAACAAGCTTGCCCGCTAGGAGTTTGCCCTATATCAAAAAAGAAAAATTAATCTTTTAAAGCTTCATTAGCAGCATCAAGGGCGTGAATAAGGCTTGTATCAAAAATCTTGATATTTGTATCGTTTTTGGATATTAATAAACCAATTTCAGTACAAGCTAAAAGCACTCCCTTTGCCCCTTTTTCTTGTAGTTTTTTTATAATATTTAAATATTTTTCTTTAGAATCTTGTTTGATTTCACCCTTGCAAAGCTCATTAAAAATAATATCATTAACGATTTTTATATCTTCATCGCTAGGAATAATAACGCTAATATTTTCTTCAATAAGCACTTTTTTATAAAAATCCTGAGTCATTGTGTATTTAGTACCCAATAAACCAATTTTTTGTATGTT
It encodes the following:
- a CDS encoding universal stress protein, whose protein sequence is MEKEILVCIDNEQNIEKICNNAIYCAKKLNTNLSFLHALEGLSVDKNDFSATLQANDIDKILKEFYEKEISYAEEKISINKDLLAKCQEICEKQGVKSNTLYLKADLKESILKLEKDYKLLILGHFNENDKSKHLLRILKATNIAIMLAGNKTNDIKKVLIAYNGDEKFIIALKKYLNTNLFKNLQIELAYIGHNLDMLNNGRKLFLEHNISVGVKELKDVQEFLNYSNNFDAIFMGAYRDFIFRNLFSTAISKEIITNYKKSIFILK
- a CDS encoding Crp/Fnr family transcriptional regulator, yielding MSNTAKEITIFELNKDDACMMCQDCVFEKIAYNIFIQSSQECEIIAKELFTMLKDKYPKSYDYVLKLMAMRFNALVNILKQALFTPLSVRLNEFLKAKAKNKIISLSHEEIALHLGSSRELISRLLKNMQKDKLIKQNKKEIILLQ
- a CDS encoding YgaP family membrane protein → MKRSLRIIIALLIFAAGIYYSSFFALIGLILLLTRIFKVCPIRVLTGKQACPLGVCPISKKKN
- a CDS encoding aspartate/glutamate racemase family protein, which gives rise to MKTIGIIGGMSFESTITYYKTINQAINDKLKSLNSAKILLYSVNFEEIENLQSQDKWQEAAQILTQCAKKLELAGASFIIIATNTMHKVFNEIQQNINIPILHIAKSSAKALKQENIQKIGLLGTKYTMTQDFYKKVLIEENISVIIPSDEDIKIVNDIIFNELCKGEIKQDSKEKYLNIIKKLQEKGAKGVLLACTEIGLLISKNDTNIKIFDTSLIHALDAANEALKD
- a CDS encoding SulP family inorganic anion transporter, whose protein sequence is MNKKLNFSILKTEALAGLVVGFAIIPEAIAFSLIAGVSPQVGIYASICILLVNSIAGGRRALISAATGAMALVMVTLVKNYGIDYLLLAGILAGLIQILFAFFKIAKLMSYIPRSVMIAFVNALAILIFAAQLDEIRLFNLNALIVFIVALAIIYLFPLVPKIGKILPSSLLAIVLLTILSICFDFDVRSIKDLGELPSSLPSFLLPNVSLNLETLKIIFPYSLSLAIVGIVESLMTSSVLDEITASKSNKNRECIGQGISNIVANLFGGMAGCGMIGQSIINVKSGARTRISTFLAGFYLCLIILFFADFVNEIPMAVLVAIMTMVSIGTFDFSSIKKLKSNPFSYNFVMLSSMFITLYSHNLALGVVTGVILEALFFVNKLSSFLYCKKIINNDIITYEFSGQIFFKSTEKLYSEFDFVNIYKSVIIDVSKAHIWDLSAIYNLDKIILKLRQNGSKVQLLGLNEASASMLDKFSVINNEKESKKLLGGH